A region of Vigna radiata var. radiata cultivar VC1973A chromosome 6, Vradiata_ver6, whole genome shotgun sequence DNA encodes the following proteins:
- the LOC106764962 gene encoding ultraviolet-B receptor UVR8 isoform X3, whose translation MGVNNGEESKVGALERVLYMWGYLPGALPQRTPLLTPVAVRFPPCSHSWNDVCGGGCGFAIAISESGKLITWGSTDDLGQSYVTSGKHGETPEPFPLPTEASIVKAAAGWAHCVAVTEHGEVYTWGWKECIPSGRVFGEPSTGVGLEKDVPGSHSQLSTEQVSPRSQGSRSTGGTASNNSGEESTKRRRVSATKQTAESSSSSDDSLTAFPCLVTLNPGIKIASVAAGGRHTLALSGLVWAWGYGGEGQLGLGSRIRMVSSPHLVPCTDSSYYGKDRSATLVRGSMGSEGQSFRVPGSYIKRIACGGRHSAVITDAGALLTFGWGLYGQCGQGSTDDELSPTCVSSLLGIHIEGVAAGLWHTVCTSADGDVYAFGGNQFGQLGTGADQAEQTLPRLVDSPSLENIHAKNISCGARHTALVTEGGRVFCWGWNKYGQLGLGDVIDRNVPSEVTIEGCVPKNVACGWWHTLLLAESPT comes from the exons ATGGGCGTGAATAATGGCGAGGAAAGTAAGGTAGGGGCATTGGAGAGGGTGCTTTACATGTGGGGTTACCTTCCCGGAGCTCTGCCGCAGAGGACGCCGCTCTTGACTCCCGTCGCTGTTAGGTTTCCGCCATGTAGTCACTCTTGGAATGACGTTTGCGGCGGTGGTTGTGGATTCGCTATTGCTATCTCTG AATCAGGGAAGCTCATCACGTGGGGCTCGACAGATGATTTAGGCCAAAGCTATGTGACTTCTGGCAAGCACGGG GAAACTCCAGAGCCTTTCCCTCTTCCAACCGAAGCATCTATTGTGAAAGCTGCAGCAGGATGGGCTCATTGTGTTGCTGTAACAG AACATGGAGAAGTTTATACATGGGGATGGAAAGAATGTATTCCCTCAGGGAGGGTATTTGGTGAACCATCGACAGGGGTAGGTCTTGAAAAAGATGTGCCAGGAAGTCATAGTCAATTATCAACAGAGCAAG TGAGCCCTCGTTCACAAGGCTCAAGATCTACTGGAGGTACTGCCTCCAATAACAGTGGAGAAGAAAGTACAAAGCGAAGGAGAGTATCTGCAACAAAGCAAACAGCTGAAAGCTCATCATCCAGCGATGATAGTCTGACTGCGTTTCCGTGTCTTGTCACACTAAATCCAGGAATAAAGATAGCTAGTGTTGCTGCCGGTGGACGCCATACACTTGCATTGTCAG GACTGGTGTGGGCTTGGGGTTATGGAGGTGAAGGGCAGCTTGGTTTGGGTTCAAGAATACGTATGGTATCCTCTCCTCATCTCGTTCCATGTACTGATTCCTCTTATTATGGTAAAGATAGATCTGCTACACTGGTTCGAGGAAGCATGGGTTCAGAGGGACAAAGTTTTAGAGTTCCTGGAAGTTACATAAAGAGAATTGCCTGTGGAGGTCGACATAGTGCAGTCATTACAG ATGCTGGAGCCTTGCTTACTTTTGGTTGGGGACTCTATGGACAG TGTGGGCAAGGAAGTACCGATGATGAACTAAGCCCAACTTGTGTATCTTCCTTATTGGGTATCCACATAGAGGGGGTTGCTGCAGGACTGTGGCATACAGTCTGTACATCTGCTGATGGTGATGTGTATGCATTTGGTGGTAATCAGTTTGGACAGCTAGGAACTGGTGCCGATCAAGCTGAG CAGACTCTACCAAGACTAGTGGATTCTCCGAGTTTGGAAAATATTCATGCAAAGAATATATCGTGTGGTGCTCGTCACACTGCTTTGGTAACAG AGGGTGGAAGAGTTTTCTGCTGGGGATGGAACAAATATGGACAG CTGGGCCTTGGGGACGTCATTGACCGTAACGTTCCTTCTGAAGTCACCATTGAAGGTTGTGTTCCTAAAAATGTTGCTTGTGGTTGGTGGCATACTCTTCTTCTGGCCGAGTCCCCCACCTGA
- the LOC106764962 gene encoding ultraviolet-B receptor UVR8 isoform X1 gives MGVNNGEESKVGALERVLYMWGYLPGALPQRTPLLTPVAVRFPPCSHSWNDVCGGGCGFAIAISESGKLITWGSTDDLGQSYVTSGKHGETPEPFPLPTEASIVKAAAGWAHCVAVTEHGEVYTWGWKECIPSGRVFGEPSTGVGLEKDVPGSHSQLSTEQVSPRSQGSRSTGGTASNNSGEESTKRRRVSATKQTAESSSSSDDSLTAFPCLVTLNPGIKIASVAAGGRHTLALSDTGLVWAWGYGGEGQLGLGSRIRMVSSPHLVPCTDSSYYGKDRSATLVRGSMGSEGQSFRVPGSYIKRIACGGRHSAVITDAGALLTFGWGLYGQCGQGSTDDELSPTCVSSLLGIHIEGVAAGLWHTVCTSADGDVYAFGGNQFGQLGTGADQAEQTLPRLVDSPSLENIHAKNISCGARHTALVTEGGRVFCWGWNKYGQLGLGDVIDRNVPSEVTIEGCVPKNVACGWWHTLLLAESPT, from the exons ATGGGCGTGAATAATGGCGAGGAAAGTAAGGTAGGGGCATTGGAGAGGGTGCTTTACATGTGGGGTTACCTTCCCGGAGCTCTGCCGCAGAGGACGCCGCTCTTGACTCCCGTCGCTGTTAGGTTTCCGCCATGTAGTCACTCTTGGAATGACGTTTGCGGCGGTGGTTGTGGATTCGCTATTGCTATCTCTG AATCAGGGAAGCTCATCACGTGGGGCTCGACAGATGATTTAGGCCAAAGCTATGTGACTTCTGGCAAGCACGGG GAAACTCCAGAGCCTTTCCCTCTTCCAACCGAAGCATCTATTGTGAAAGCTGCAGCAGGATGGGCTCATTGTGTTGCTGTAACAG AACATGGAGAAGTTTATACATGGGGATGGAAAGAATGTATTCCCTCAGGGAGGGTATTTGGTGAACCATCGACAGGGGTAGGTCTTGAAAAAGATGTGCCAGGAAGTCATAGTCAATTATCAACAGAGCAAG TGAGCCCTCGTTCACAAGGCTCAAGATCTACTGGAGGTACTGCCTCCAATAACAGTGGAGAAGAAAGTACAAAGCGAAGGAGAGTATCTGCAACAAAGCAAACAGCTGAAAGCTCATCATCCAGCGATGATAGTCTGACTGCGTTTCCGTGTCTTGTCACACTAAATCCAGGAATAAAGATAGCTAGTGTTGCTGCCGGTGGACGCCATACACTTGCATTGTCAG ATACAGGACTGGTGTGGGCTTGGGGTTATGGAGGTGAAGGGCAGCTTGGTTTGGGTTCAAGAATACGTATGGTATCCTCTCCTCATCTCGTTCCATGTACTGATTCCTCTTATTATGGTAAAGATAGATCTGCTACACTGGTTCGAGGAAGCATGGGTTCAGAGGGACAAAGTTTTAGAGTTCCTGGAAGTTACATAAAGAGAATTGCCTGTGGAGGTCGACATAGTGCAGTCATTACAG ATGCTGGAGCCTTGCTTACTTTTGGTTGGGGACTCTATGGACAG TGTGGGCAAGGAAGTACCGATGATGAACTAAGCCCAACTTGTGTATCTTCCTTATTGGGTATCCACATAGAGGGGGTTGCTGCAGGACTGTGGCATACAGTCTGTACATCTGCTGATGGTGATGTGTATGCATTTGGTGGTAATCAGTTTGGACAGCTAGGAACTGGTGCCGATCAAGCTGAG CAGACTCTACCAAGACTAGTGGATTCTCCGAGTTTGGAAAATATTCATGCAAAGAATATATCGTGTGGTGCTCGTCACACTGCTTTGGTAACAG AGGGTGGAAGAGTTTTCTGCTGGGGATGGAACAAATATGGACAG CTGGGCCTTGGGGACGTCATTGACCGTAACGTTCCTTCTGAAGTCACCATTGAAGGTTGTGTTCCTAAAAATGTTGCTTGTGGTTGGTGGCATACTCTTCTTCTGGCCGAGTCCCCCACCTGA
- the LOC106764962 gene encoding ultraviolet-B receptor UVR8 isoform X2, producing MGVNNGEESKVGALERVLYMWGYLPGALPQRTPLLTPVAVRFPPCSHSWNDVCGGGCGFAIAISESGKLITWGSTDDLGQSYVTSGKHGETPEPFPLPTEASIVKAAAGWAHCVAVTEHGEVYTWGWKECIPSGRVFGEPSTGVGLEKDVPGSHSQLSTEQVSPRSQGSRSTGGTASNNSGEESTKRRRVSATKQTAESSSSSDDSLTAFPCLVTLNPGIKIASVAAGGRHTLALSDTGLVWAWGYGGEGQLGLGSRIRMVSSPHLVPCTDSSYYGKDRSATLVRGSMGSEGQSFRVPGSYIKRIACGGRHSAVITDAGALLTFGWGLYGQCGQGSTDDELSPTCVSSLLGIHIEGVAAGLWHTVCTSADGDVYAFGGNQFGQLGTGADQAETLPRLVDSPSLENIHAKNISCGARHTALVTEGGRVFCWGWNKYGQLGLGDVIDRNVPSEVTIEGCVPKNVACGWWHTLLLAESPT from the exons ATGGGCGTGAATAATGGCGAGGAAAGTAAGGTAGGGGCATTGGAGAGGGTGCTTTACATGTGGGGTTACCTTCCCGGAGCTCTGCCGCAGAGGACGCCGCTCTTGACTCCCGTCGCTGTTAGGTTTCCGCCATGTAGTCACTCTTGGAATGACGTTTGCGGCGGTGGTTGTGGATTCGCTATTGCTATCTCTG AATCAGGGAAGCTCATCACGTGGGGCTCGACAGATGATTTAGGCCAAAGCTATGTGACTTCTGGCAAGCACGGG GAAACTCCAGAGCCTTTCCCTCTTCCAACCGAAGCATCTATTGTGAAAGCTGCAGCAGGATGGGCTCATTGTGTTGCTGTAACAG AACATGGAGAAGTTTATACATGGGGATGGAAAGAATGTATTCCCTCAGGGAGGGTATTTGGTGAACCATCGACAGGGGTAGGTCTTGAAAAAGATGTGCCAGGAAGTCATAGTCAATTATCAACAGAGCAAG TGAGCCCTCGTTCACAAGGCTCAAGATCTACTGGAGGTACTGCCTCCAATAACAGTGGAGAAGAAAGTACAAAGCGAAGGAGAGTATCTGCAACAAAGCAAACAGCTGAAAGCTCATCATCCAGCGATGATAGTCTGACTGCGTTTCCGTGTCTTGTCACACTAAATCCAGGAATAAAGATAGCTAGTGTTGCTGCCGGTGGACGCCATACACTTGCATTGTCAG ATACAGGACTGGTGTGGGCTTGGGGTTATGGAGGTGAAGGGCAGCTTGGTTTGGGTTCAAGAATACGTATGGTATCCTCTCCTCATCTCGTTCCATGTACTGATTCCTCTTATTATGGTAAAGATAGATCTGCTACACTGGTTCGAGGAAGCATGGGTTCAGAGGGACAAAGTTTTAGAGTTCCTGGAAGTTACATAAAGAGAATTGCCTGTGGAGGTCGACATAGTGCAGTCATTACAG ATGCTGGAGCCTTGCTTACTTTTGGTTGGGGACTCTATGGACAG TGTGGGCAAGGAAGTACCGATGATGAACTAAGCCCAACTTGTGTATCTTCCTTATTGGGTATCCACATAGAGGGGGTTGCTGCAGGACTGTGGCATACAGTCTGTACATCTGCTGATGGTGATGTGTATGCATTTGGTGGTAATCAGTTTGGACAGCTAGGAACTGGTGCCGATCAAGCTGAG ACTCTACCAAGACTAGTGGATTCTCCGAGTTTGGAAAATATTCATGCAAAGAATATATCGTGTGGTGCTCGTCACACTGCTTTGGTAACAG AGGGTGGAAGAGTTTTCTGCTGGGGATGGAACAAATATGGACAG CTGGGCCTTGGGGACGTCATTGACCGTAACGTTCCTTCTGAAGTCACCATTGAAGGTTGTGTTCCTAAAAATGTTGCTTGTGGTTGGTGGCATACTCTTCTTCTGGCCGAGTCCCCCACCTGA